The Anabas testudineus chromosome 1, fAnaTes1.2, whole genome shotgun sequence genomic sequence TCTCTGGAAATCTCTTCTCACACATGGAGCAGGGGAAAGGCCTCTCTCCTGAGTGAGTGCGAAGGTGGCGCTGAAGCTTAGAGGCATAAGGGAAGTCTTTACCACACACCGAGCAGCTGTGAAGAGATGGTGGTTTTTCATTCTCGGTCTGATCATACGTCTTTGAGGGAGCTCCTGCAACTCCAATACCAGGGATGGCACTCTCCCCTGTGTGAGCGCAAAGACCAAcatcaacaaagacaacaacaacaacaacaacaacaacaacaaaagaacaacatcatcatttaaaaaacataaagaaacaaacatataGGTCAGTGCAATAATACTTTTTTGCCTCAATATATTGAAGTTACACACAGATTTGAGCATGTTTTAAATTGGAAGACAAAAAGTAATATTCATATAGAGACATTAAATGTGAATCTATATTCTATCTGCATTGGTATAAGGAGACGGGAAGATGTTTATTTACTCACTGAGATCTGAGAAATCCACTTCTTCCCCATCTGAATTGATCAGACCTCCTATTTCCTGCTGAACGTCCCCAGTGAGGATCACAACTGGTCCAAAGCTGTCTGGGTTTTCAGAGCCCATCTCTCAGATATAAAACCTTTTCGAGATAAACAATCTAGAGTCACTATGCAGACATTCAATACACAATTTATAACAAGTGAGGGACTTTATACAGCCAAATGGGGTAAAGAGCTTCACAGCTGTGACTATTAGGACTATTCCCACACTATAGGTCTAAGAGCAATCCAACTCCGGTacttaatttatataaatagttCTTATATTTTTGCAATTCagttgaaaaaataaagatggtGTGTTAATATTATCCTACAAGCAACTGCCAAGTACATTTAACGGTTCTGGGTCCATACTCATCAGCTGTCTCAAGTTAAAATGGtaaatactataaaatatacattatatcaACCAATGTTGTGCTAAAAGAGCAGTGGTCTCCAAAACACCAGTCCAGTCCAAAACAGACAACTTACTATTGAAATGAACTGAATCAGCTTAATAAGCATCTTCCTGCCTTTTTAATATGATATTTAAATGATCACCTCAATCCCACTTCCATAAAAAAAGTCACCTAACGTATCAAACCAATGTGTCATTTGGTGGTGATGATGTACAAATATACTATTTACAATTCACAATGAGTGACACAATACATTTCATTGCCAGACTGTGATCTAGATGTGCTGCAACTGATGAGCATTAACCAAGAATTACTTGATGAGATATTTTCAGCCTTTTGACATTTGTAGGTGTCTCAGATGTGCCAATTTGCTACAATTTGAAAATTGTAagcttaaaatgtttgtgttttgcaccaTTGGTCAcattaaattgtaaatgttaatacatCAATACGTGTGTTTGAGCTTCACAACCACAGCCTCCACCCTGAAAGATACTGTcatgctcaaggacacttcagcagggTGAATGCTCTGTTGTGACTGGGCGTTTAAACCTGAAGGAGAGTCTTCCTAAAAAGAGAAGGGTATTTAGGGAATTTAGACAAACAAACAGGGACTATTCAGGGGCACCAATGTTGAGTATGGGAACTATGTTAGAGTACAGTCTctaaaataatttacagcacTTTCAACTGAATGTTTGGGCAAAACACCCCAATTTACAATGACTGGCTCAGCTAGCGCAGCGTTAGCAAGGGACTCATTTTGCTCCATCCATTCAAAATCTCACATTAATTGCGATTTAAGTTCATCAGCAGCATGACTGACTAACCTGTTGACACGTAAGGAGTCTTTAAAAAGTCATTACACCAAGAGCAAACACAGTCTGCAGCACACAGCCAGCATTTGACCTGTGAAGGAGATGTCTCAGCTGGGATGTGACCAGCGCTTTGGTCAACGACCACCTCTGCCTCAGAGAAAACTGCCAGCTAGCCACGGACATGGCGATCTTAGCAATTAGCTAACCATTAGCCCCCTAAGCTACATCCGCcaatcaacaataacaaataacagCTCTGATCCACCATCAAATCCAGCGTGAAAATAACAATGCTGCCGCACATTTCACCTGCGCTCCCGTAACCCTCGCCAACTTAACTAGCTAACCTAGCTAGCAACAGACAATAGACATTTAGACCAACCTCGGCATAGATTTTTCCCTCAGGTAAAAAGTAGTCGCACGACAGAAGTTTATTGAAACGACTTGgcagtatttctacttttttctcattttcatacTCGATGTGGTCAACCCGCGTCTCTAATTAATGCCAGCTAACTAACTAATCGGTTAAATTAAATAACGCTTGGATGTGATGATAACCTTTCTAGCAGTAGCCGCTAGCCACTCGTAGTAGAGTCGGAACTTCCGGTTTGCGTTCacgtcaaaataaaagcccaaCTAAGAACTTCATTAACGTTAATTGTTTTCTTCAGCGTTTTGTAAACAAACATAACATGTTTACTATGATACAATAATTTTCAATGTTGATAGAACCGTTGCTGATGTCCACACTGATTAGTGACAAGTATGCAATTATTCAGGCCAAAAGGGTCATGAACTATGGACATGAGTGTACCATCAAGTACTGTACCTATTGTAAATACAGATctgaggtatttgtacttttgaCACAGTTAGCCTTCttattcttttcctttcatctgttccctttcaggtgttgccacagtgaatcatctgtctctatcctctgcatcctcctctctcactacatccataaagCTCCTCTTGGGTCTTACTCTAAAcctcctgtctggcagctccaacctcagcatccatttactgcagtgattttatCTCTAAAACATCTGACTCTAGCTGTCCCTCAGATGGACTCTTTCCTGATCCTATCCATCCTCAACATCTTTAGCTCTGCTGCCCGTCTCCTCTTGAGTGCCACTGTCTCTAAGACGCACAGCATCGCTGGTCTCACCACCATCTTGAATACCTTTCCTTTTATTCTTGCTAATACTCTCTTTTTCACACAACACGCCCTGACACTTTTCTCCTCCTGTTCCATTCTGCTTGCACAcacctcttcatcttcttttatttattgaacCTAAGTACTAGTCCTGCACCTTCTTCctctgaaatatttgtttttactttaatgatATAGTTAGATAAATAGATGTAATAGATGTATAGATGTTAATTTAACCCCATCTCTATTAGAGTGGTCTCCAAACTGTAATAATTTCATAATTTAAAGGTACATTTTTCGAAAACAAACACCGGGACATGTTTCTTAAAAATGTCTGTATTCCATCCacatagattttaaaataacaagaatattgtgcatattttttaacatttagtatTCATATTTGGCATGCAGGATAAAAAGGCACTCAAATTGTACAGATGGGCTACAAGAGTAAACGTAACAACATGGATACAAAAACAGGAATACAagaaagacaacatggtttgccTCCAAGTTATTTTTGGCAACCCAAACTGTAGCGCATATTTTCAGACACATTAATCGTCTCTGCTGTAGGTGGAAGGAATGGAAAGAAGAATATGGAGGAGGAGCGTATTTTACGGCAATATTTCCAAATACAGTTAACAAAGAATTGTTGGACTAACATCATTAGTCCAACTGTTAGATGTCCAGCCTGGCCTGCTGCTTCGGCCTACCGAGCTGTCTGGTTGGCCCAATACGTTTTCCAGCATGTGTGCGCTGATGCTGCCGGAGACCCTGGCGGTAAATGAAGCTCTTCCCACATACTCCACACTCATAGGGTCTCTCTCCGGTGTGAAGCCTGTGGTGCACCTTCAGTTCCTCGGCTCTAGAGTAGCCTTTCCCACAGACGCTGCAAATGAAGGGCCTGTCTTTACTGTGGGTCTGGTAATGTGCTGTTAGATAGGAGTTTATCCGGAACGTCTTCCCACAGATGGAACATGCAAATGGCCTCTCCCCGGAGTGCTGCATCTCATGCAGCTTGAGAGATGAAGCTGTGTGGAATCCTCTGCCACACTGCGAGCAAAGGAACGGTCTCTCCCCTGTGTGGATGCGCTGGTGAATTTGTATGTAGCTCTCATTGATGAACTTCTTGCCACAGTCGGGACATGAGTAGGGCTTCTCTTTGATGTGAGATTTTATGTGTTCttccagcttttctttttcatcgAACTGAATACCACAGCGGCGGCAGAAGAGAAGCTGTGATGTACTGTGCTGGACTGCGTGCGGCTCAGTAGCGGGTTCTGTATGTGCAGTAATATGGTGTGCTTGTAAAGCGGACTGACTCTCACAGTCTTTTCCACACTCCAAACAACGGAGGGACGTCCTGATCCTGGACTCCCCCGGCAAAGACTTCAAGTATTCGGAGAGTTCTGACGCTAGAGGATTTACGTCATCTTCAAAGTCCACAGCACCCTTGCGACCTGCATAtagacaaagaaaagacaaactcCGTTTAAGTCTTCATGTATACTTCATTTACAATGCAACTATTACTCTCAGGTATAcataaaagttaaatgttttaaatgtacctAGTTTACCATCTCCAACAAAATCCtggcacaaacactgacatagGTTGACATGAAAATAATGAACCAGCTCTCACCTAAGTGGACTTTGTAGTGTGTTTTGAGGTTTCCCTTCTGGTTAAAACCCCGACCACAGACGGAGCAGCAGtaaggtttctctccagtgtggatcAGCTCGTGCCTCTCTAATTTGTAGGCATGAGGAAATTCTTTGCCACACACTGAGCAGTGGTACTCTATCTTCTCTTTGGGCTTCTTCAAGAGCTCTGGAGGTATTTCTATTGGCACATGTACCATCTTTCTGCCAGGGCGCTTCTTACCtatgtgaagaaaaaaagaataggAATTTACAAGGTTAGACTCTTAACATTATAAAATTATCACGTAGAAAAACTGTCATATGCAAACAAGATCTGGTGAAAATAGTCTTAATTTGAGATGTAAACATGCTAAGTTTTGCcaagaaaaaactgaagcagtTAAGACATACTGGAAGTTGATTTCGCCACCTGCTGGCAAAGAGTAATAGCAGCTACATTGTATTATACAGTAGTTGCTTTTTATGGCCCTTTCTGACTCTTCTCTAAATAATTATTGTGTACTATTTTAAACATAACTGTCACATTTCACTCACTAGAAGTTTGGATTCTACAATACACAAACAGCAAGGTGTGCTTAACTGCAACAGATTTCTTTataaacaagacaagaaaaatttacagatatttattttttatgtatgtatttacatAGATGTACCACAGCATGTCAAAAGTACTTTTCTTGCTTTTAGATAGTACAAATCGGTATGTGTAGATCGAAATTGCCgctgctgttttcttctgctGATAGGAGACACAGGTTGGACTGGAACTACAGGTCTTTTCCTGCTATGCATTTCGATGTCATGGTCTGTGTGCCTCTTTCACCTTAATGCTTTGATATAACATTGGAAGATGTCCAAATTCTGTACTTACAGAGTGCGTCTTTGGGGCTTGTTTAATAATGTGAAATGTCTCtcagttgctctgttttcctgtcaACAGTGTGTAGAGTAAAAATAAGCTACAAGCAGCTACAACAGCAATAGAATACTATACACTACTTTTTCTTTCCCCGATTAAGAATAGCATGTAGGACCATTCTATTGCTCTTACCTGCTGAAACTCCTGTATCTTCTCCTTCAAGAGGGGGTTTGATATCTTTCCTTCTTCTGTAAGGTCGCTTTcctgttaaagaaaaaaactgttttagtctaaaacataaaaagtatgTTATcatatgaaaatgatttaagTATTAAGATCTAGTACATAAGTGGTTTTGATGTTTAAGAACTAGTTACTTAGAAAATGTCTTATTCTGTTCATCAGTCCCTGAAGATAAAGTATGTTTGTACTGGCAACATGCTAGGGCttcaaaagtaaataaaacaattaagtTCCCAGCACAGACAAAGGTGAAACCTTGAACCTTTAACTACTTGCTGCAGGTTCAGGGTGTCACCTGTGTTAGGATATGTTGGattcacaaatgtgtgtgcaggtaGCTTTTCCATGTGACGTGTTGTTTTACTATCCCAGtgtgcaaaacaaatgtgtagtGGACCATATGCAATGAGCATGATTCATTACTATATGCTGGGACCAAATCTTTCCTTGTCTTACCAGCCACTCGATGAACAGTTTTTGCATTTAGCTCGTCTGATTCCACCACGGTggaaacatttgtctttcttctaGTACGCCTTGATACTACAAGATAAAAAGTTCaacttattaaaacaaaaaagtaacaTTCAAAATTAGCATTtcagatatatttattttcaatatttatttaattgaatttaattctatttaaatagcaccaaatcacaacaaaagtcatctcaaggcactttacagtgcaaagTTTAAGACAACAATCCCAACAATTAGGAAAAGCTAAAAAAGCtgccagaggagagagaaaggaacagcaggcaacaaaaaacaacaacaagctgcaaaaacattaaaacacttaataaaaatCAAGAAGAAAACTCACTTCCAGGTTCTGCCTCTAAGTCTTTACTTGGCAATGGTGGAGTTTCAGAAATCTTTCTCCTGCTCCGTCGCTTTGCTTTGTGACACAGACCAACAATGGAAAATGTTActatgcagaaataaaaagttattataTTGATGCTACGACTCTTCTCTATCCTCTACAAGTACTATATAAAATCAATGTTCACAATTGTCAAATCCTGTCGTTTTTCCATCACTTCACTCACCAGAATTTGCAGGagcttctttctctgtgtctgagaTGTCCAGTGAGACTACCGTTGCTTCTGGaaccttcttctttcttctctgtctccttcctgtGAACGtcatatataaaaaacatatcCTAAGAAAAGAGACTCAGCTATTATTTACAACCTGGACTGTTTTGATTTTAGTTTGGATTTCCGTTTACCACGGTACAAGCGAGGAACAGTTGTCATCTTTactactctctctttctcttccccttcttccctttcttcatcttctcccaCAGACACTTCCATGATGAGTGTTGGACTACTGCTTTCCCTCTGGTTTTGGCCTTGCAGCTGAGATTCAGACATGACAACAGCCTGTGATCATAATTATTAAAaaccatgagaaacaaaatcTCAAAACCCCCCTTGGTACCAACACTTTAGCCTACAAATAGAGCTGATAAATTATGGCATTCACGGTCCACACTATTCTGTGATGCTGAAATTTCAACTGCAATCCTGCCAATTCATCTGCCAACTGCAGTGAGAGTGAATGCTTTCTCCTAGTAAACAAGATTTGATCCACCATTGTATTTGGatgttaaatgttgaaattAAAAGCTAAACTGTACCATAATACAAAAATTACAACAACTAAATGAAGATGACAAGCTTAAGGCAGCTGCCAAGTTGAAGATAATAACTCTCCTTCAATCCAAAACACTGCACTAATGTTAGCTGACAATCTACCATTTCACTTCGTCAAACTTAGAAAAGCTGCATGAAAATATTTCCAGTTTATTTCAGGGCACATATTATCTCAGATTTGATCATTCTGAAGGCTGTATACATGGTGCTGCAGAACTGCATTAAACATATTCAGAGGATTCGAGAGATCTAAAAGGCACAGCCCTACCGAGCTGAACTACTACAGTAAAATTCATAAATTGTGTCTTAAGACAACTTACCTTGCTAAGCTGAGGTCCTTCTTCACAATCAGAGCCTCGGTCAGGACTGTCTCCTGTAAAAATCAACATAACTGGCTCAGATTCAGCGAGTTGTCATGACAACTGATGTTCATTATCCTAAGTGTCAACATATGCTATATTATTATACTTGTTTTTATGCTTACCCATtaacataatgaaaacatgacaaaatgagataaaacaaaagaactaTGGCTCTGCATAACACAGATATCATAAATGTAAAAGGTCTTTTCAGGTCATTTTAGGAACACTTACTGGCATCCCAATCAACAACTTCTCCATCAGAGTTGATTAAACCACCAATTTCTTCATcttgttcctcctcctcatctcctgcCTGCAGCCTGACAGTCAAATGGAGAGTTTGGTCCTCTAAGTTTGCAGATGCCATCTTGAGTCCATGTGACATCAGGGGCTTTCGTTCAGGAGGATCCTAAATACacaacacactttaaaaaagCATTCGTTTTTGAGTCTTTTAACCTACAAACTGACgagaagagaaacaagattttcatttctatcatatggttaaaaaacacagattaaaatgaaaTAGTCCTAAATGGTATTTTTGAAACGTCATCAGCTTAATGATAAGGCTCATTTTTGCTTGATATCCACCAATTTATGAGGATGTGTGTTCATGACAGCTCATCGTGACAAATAATGCTGTTATTATGATCCTCGTAATTAAGGTGCAATTACAAACAATTATTTAGtggttgtaaaatgtaaagctAAGTCCCTGAATTAATGATGATCATCTGAAACCACAGTAACactatactgtatactgtaagtCTGTAAAGAGgggtggtagagcagttgactaccaatcacaggattggtggttcgattcccggctgccacgtcacatgccaaagtgtccttgggcaagatactgaacccctagttgcccccggtgagtcaggtcagctgcatagcagctctgccatcggtgtgtgaatgtgtgtgtgcttgtgtgtgtgaatgggtgaatgagaagcagtgtaaagcgctttgagtaccaactcGGTAGAAAagccatttaccattt encodes the following:
- the LOC113161514 gene encoding zinc finger protein 3 homolog isoform X1, which codes for MFEDPELQDPLSLSLNENYDDQNSPHHDTNRASASPDYNCETPEIRVIIKEEEEGWTVSENHESSISDRQKEVTSTQTYHPHLKACGKESTISCGAKRHQGVNLVEEYSEQPAGPALHGQSSSAREGQQGDILLNSHEKHNISCICEKATGNVQQCSSTREKPFSCPVHETTPSHKRNINSPERTHAEEGCFVEVQKLHAKPNTSLQTKLELNETKRSAPCQNDPPERKPLMSHGLKMASANLEDQTLHLTVRLQAGDEEEEQDEEIGGLINSDGEVVDWDARDSPDRGSDCEEGPQLSKAVVMSESQLQGQNQRESSSPTLIMEVSVGEDEEREEGEEKERVVKMTTVPRLYRGRRQRRKKKVPEATVVSLDISDTEKEAPANSAKRRSRRKISETPPLPSKDLEAEPGISRRTRRKTNVSTVVESDELNAKTVHRVAGKRPYRRRKDIKPPLEGEDTGVSAGKKRPGRKMVHVPIEIPPELLKKPKEKIEYHCSVCGKEFPHAYKLERHELIHTGEKPYCCSVCGRGFNQKGNLKTHYKVHLGRKGAVDFEDDVNPLASELSEYLKSLPGESRIRTSLRCLECGKDCESQSALQAHHITAHTEPATEPHAVQHSTSQLLFCRRCGIQFDEKEKLEEHIKSHIKEKPYSCPDCGKKFINESYIQIHQRIHTGERPFLCSQCGRGFHTASSLKLHEMQHSGERPFACSICGKTFRINSYLTAHYQTHSKDRPFICSVCGKGYSRAEELKVHHRLHTGERPYECGVCGKSFIYRQGLRQHQRTHAGKRIGPTRQLGRPKQQARLDI
- the LOC113161514 gene encoding zinc finger protein 3 homolog isoform X2, producing the protein MFEDPELQDPLSLSLNENYDDQNSPHHDTNRASASPDYNCETPEIRVIIKEEEEGWTVSENHESSISDRQKEVTSTQTYHPHLKACGKESTISCGAKRHQGVNLVEEYSEQPAGPALHGQSSSAREGQQGDILLNSHEKHNISCICEKATGNVQQCSSTREKPFSCPVHETTPSHKRNINSPERTHAEEGCFVEVQKLHAKPNTSLQTKLELNETKRSAPCQNDPPERKPLMSHGLKMASANLEDQTLHLTVRLQAGDEEEEQDEEIGGLINSDGEVVDWDARDSPDRGSDCEEGPQLSKLQGQNQRESSSPTLIMEVSVGEDEEREEGEEKERVVKMTTVPRLYRGRRQRRKKKVPEATVVSLDISDTEKEAPANSAKRRSRRKISETPPLPSKDLEAEPGISRRTRRKTNVSTVVESDELNAKTVHRVAGKRPYRRRKDIKPPLEGEDTGVSAGKKRPGRKMVHVPIEIPPELLKKPKEKIEYHCSVCGKEFPHAYKLERHELIHTGEKPYCCSVCGRGFNQKGNLKTHYKVHLGRKGAVDFEDDVNPLASELSEYLKSLPGESRIRTSLRCLECGKDCESQSALQAHHITAHTEPATEPHAVQHSTSQLLFCRRCGIQFDEKEKLEEHIKSHIKEKPYSCPDCGKKFINESYIQIHQRIHTGERPFLCSQCGRGFHTASSLKLHEMQHSGERPFACSICGKTFRINSYLTAHYQTHSKDRPFICSVCGKGYSRAEELKVHHRLHTGERPYECGVCGKSFIYRQGLRQHQRTHAGKRIGPTRQLGRPKQQARLDI